A window of Phycisphaerae bacterium contains these coding sequences:
- a CDS encoding aspartate ammonia-lyase, producing the protein MSQYRREEDLLGEVDVPADVLYGVYTVRALENFPLTGRAVNRGLVRAYGAVKLACVRTNRELGFIDDARAAAIEQACAEMAEGTLDAHVVVDALQGGAGTSTNMNVNEVVANRALRILGKPLGDYATISPLDHVNLHQSTNDTYPTALKVAAIKSLRNLEREVVGLLEAFQAKEKELGHVVKVGRTQYQDAVLTTLGREMGAYAEAFGRDRWRIYKCEERLRVVNLGGTAIGTGLAAPRQFIFRSTEHLREITGLGLARAENLVEATQNTDAFVEVSGILKAMATNLLKVATDLRFLSSGPDAGIGEIALPARQAGSSIMPGKVNPVIPEAVSQAAMVTMANDQIIALASSMGHLELNAFVPLIAEALLGSLDLLANASIIFRRLCVEGIAADEQRCRRSVENSTAAVTALVERIGYEVAQSVAQTARRENRGIREVAVERGVLSEQEFDELVSPEHVTRLGSVMRKREEP; encoded by the coding sequence ATGTCCCAATACCGACGCGAAGAAGACCTTCTGGGCGAGGTGGATGTGCCGGCCGACGTGCTGTACGGCGTGTACACGGTGCGGGCGCTGGAGAATTTCCCGCTGACCGGCCGGGCGGTGAACCGGGGGCTGGTGCGGGCGTACGGGGCGGTGAAGCTGGCGTGCGTTCGGACCAACCGCGAGTTGGGGTTTATCGACGACGCGCGGGCGGCCGCGATCGAGCAGGCGTGCGCCGAGATGGCTGAGGGAACGCTTGACGCGCACGTGGTGGTCGACGCGCTGCAGGGCGGAGCGGGCACGTCGACGAACATGAACGTCAACGAGGTGGTGGCGAACCGGGCGCTGCGGATTCTCGGCAAGCCGCTGGGCGACTACGCGACGATCTCGCCGCTGGACCACGTGAACCTTCACCAGTCGACCAACGACACGTATCCGACCGCGTTGAAGGTGGCGGCGATCAAGAGCCTGCGGAACCTGGAGCGCGAGGTGGTCGGTCTGCTCGAGGCGTTCCAAGCCAAGGAGAAGGAATTAGGCCACGTGGTGAAGGTCGGGCGGACGCAGTACCAGGACGCGGTGCTGACCACGCTGGGCCGCGAGATGGGAGCGTACGCGGAGGCGTTCGGTCGGGACCGATGGCGGATCTACAAGTGCGAGGAGCGGCTTCGGGTGGTGAACCTGGGCGGCACGGCGATCGGCACGGGCCTGGCGGCCCCGCGGCAGTTCATCTTCCGATCGACCGAGCACCTGCGCGAGATCACCGGGCTGGGTCTGGCCCGGGCTGAGAATCTGGTTGAGGCCACGCAGAACACCGATGCGTTCGTCGAGGTCAGCGGGATTCTCAAGGCGATGGCGACGAACCTGCTGAAGGTGGCGACGGATTTGCGGTTTCTCTCGTCCGGGCCGGACGCGGGGATCGGCGAGATCGCGCTGCCCGCGCGGCAGGCCGGTTCGTCGATCATGCCGGGCAAGGTCAACCCGGTGATCCCGGAGGCGGTCTCGCAGGCGGCGATGGTGACGATGGCCAACGACCAGATCATCGCCCTCGCTTCGTCGATGGGGCACCTGGAGCTCAATGCGTTCGTGCCGCTGATCGCCGAGGCGCTGCTGGGCAGTCTGGATTTGTTGGCCAACGCCTCTATAATTTTCCGACGGCTTTGCGTCGAGGGGATTGCCGCGGATGAGCAGCGGTGCCGGCGGAGCGTCGAGAATTCGACGGCGGCGGTGACCGCGCTGGTCGAGCGGATCGGCTACGAAGTGGCCCAGAGCGTGGCCCAGACCGCCCGGCGGGAGAATCGCGGGATTCGGGAGGTGGCGGTGGAGCGCGGGGTTCTGAGCGAACAGGAATTTGACGAACTGGTCTCGCCGGAGCACGTGACACGGCTGGGATCGGTGATGAGGAAACGGGAAGAGCCATGA
- the hydF gene encoding [FeFe] hydrogenase H-cluster maturation GTPase HydF encodes MKATPKGFRLHIGLFGRRNVGKSSLLNAMTRQMVSIVSDVAGTTTDPVEKPMELLPLGPVLFIDTAGIDDVGALGEKRVERTRQIFDRTDIGVVVVEAGHWGPFEDAVVDELIRREAPVVVVFNKADLASPRPEVVRQLDERKIRHLTAVASRGEGIFELREALVRSAPEDFINPPSIVGDLVPAGELAVLVVPIDLEAPKGRLILPQVQSIRDLLDNDAYCMVVKERELRDALERLKRPPALVITDSQAFLKVAGDTPPEVPMTSFSILFARFKGDLNEFVRGALAIEDLRPGDRVLIGEACTHHPIGEDIGRVKIPRWLTQYVGGKLEFVTTQGHDFPDDVTPFKLIVHCGACMWNRREMLSRILRCRKQGVSITNYGVTIAYSLGIFERALAPFPAAMEAFRQARDVKRQRPSI; translated from the coding sequence ATGAAGGCAACGCCGAAGGGTTTTCGACTGCACATCGGGCTGTTCGGCCGGCGGAACGTCGGCAAGTCGTCGCTGCTGAACGCGATGACGCGGCAGATGGTCTCGATCGTTTCGGACGTGGCGGGCACGACGACCGACCCGGTGGAAAAGCCGATGGAGCTTCTGCCGCTGGGGCCGGTGCTGTTCATCGACACCGCGGGTATCGACGACGTGGGGGCATTAGGCGAAAAGCGGGTCGAGCGGACGCGGCAGATCTTCGATCGGACGGACATCGGGGTGGTCGTGGTCGAGGCGGGGCACTGGGGGCCGTTCGAGGACGCGGTGGTCGACGAGCTGATCCGGCGCGAGGCGCCGGTGGTGGTGGTATTCAACAAGGCAGACCTGGCCTCGCCGCGGCCGGAGGTGGTGCGGCAGCTCGACGAACGCAAGATCCGCCATCTGACCGCGGTGGCGTCGCGCGGCGAGGGCATTTTTGAGCTGCGCGAGGCGCTCGTCCGTTCGGCTCCGGAGGACTTTATCAATCCGCCGTCGATCGTAGGCGACCTGGTGCCGGCGGGCGAGCTGGCGGTGCTGGTGGTGCCGATCGACCTGGAGGCGCCGAAGGGGCGGCTGATCTTGCCGCAGGTCCAGTCGATCCGCGATCTGCTCGATAACGACGCGTACTGCATGGTGGTCAAAGAGCGCGAGCTGAGGGACGCGTTGGAGCGGCTCAAGCGGCCGCCGGCTCTGGTGATTACCGATTCGCAGGCGTTTTTGAAGGTGGCGGGCGATACGCCGCCCGAGGTGCCGATGACCTCGTTTTCGATCCTGTTCGCCCGGTTCAAGGGCGATTTGAACGAGTTCGTGCGAGGAGCTCTGGCGATCGAGGATCTGCGGCCGGGCGATCGCGTGCTGATCGGCGAGGCGTGCACGCACCATCCGATCGGCGAGGACATCGGGCGGGTGAAGATCCCTCGCTGGCTCACGCAGTACGTCGGCGGCAAGCTGGAGTTCGTCACGACGCAGGGCCATGATTTTCCCGATGACGTGACGCCGTTCAAGTTGATCGTCCACTGCGGGGCGTGCATGTGGAACCGCCGCGAGATGCTCTCGCGGATCCTTCGCTGCCGCAAGCAGGGCGTATCGATCACCAACTACGGGGTGACGATCGCGTACTCGCTGGGGATTTTTGAGCGGGCTCTGGCTCCGTTCCCAGCCGCGATGGAGGCGTTTCGGCAGGCCCGGGACGTTAAGCGACAACGTCCGAGTATCTGA